The Medicago truncatula cultivar Jemalong A17 chromosome 4, MtrunA17r5.0-ANR, whole genome shotgun sequence genome includes a region encoding these proteins:
- the LOC11445165 gene encoding serine/threonine-protein phosphatase 2A activator — protein sequence MSEESHQHHHHHDEDHRTPNSPPTTGTCCKCGGPTTFAPPPPSPNFSEISPPPTYRPIRAPAVPPDPHSQRAIILAPVPQAQHVPVASPPFHFQIPVKRIQSPDDIRRFHDSDSGKNFTGFIVALSDSTRGRKISDPCHQSETVNTIVSILETLTLWIDEIPPLQQAARYGNISYRTWHERLVNSGESLMFKFLPENLKPATVEIVPYFSDSFGNASRIDFGTGHETNFAAWLYCLARLGVIGEEDYQAVVSRVFVKYLELMRKLQLVYCLEPAGSHGVWGLDDYHFLPFIFGSSQLIDHKYMKPKSIHNKDILDNFSHEYLYLACIGFVMKVKKGHFAEHSPMLDDISGVPNWKKVNSGLLKMYKAEVLEKVPIMQHFLFGSLIKWE from the coding sequence ATGTCAGAAGAATCAcaccaacaccaccaccaccacgaCGAAGACCACCGCACTCCAAACTCACCACCCACCACCGGCACCTGCTGCAAGTGCGGCGGCCCAACAACCTTCGCACCACCACCACCCTCCCCCAACTTCTCCGAAATCTCCCCACCACCAACCTACCGTCCCATCCGCGCTCCGGCGGTCCCACCGGACCCACACTCCCAACGCGCCATCATCCTCGCTCCGGTTCCACAAGCCCAACATGTTCCCGTTGCTTCACCGCCTTTCCATTTCCAAATCCCAGTCAAACGAATCCAATCCCCCGATGATATTCGTCGTTTTCACGACTCCGATTCCGGTAAAAACTTCACCGGATTCATCGTCGCATTATCGGATTCCACTCGTGGCCGCAAAATCTCGGATCCTTGCCACCAATCTGAAACAGTGAACACTATTGTTTCAATTCTCGAAACCCTAACCCTATGGATTGATGAAATTCCACCGTTACAACAAGCTGCACGTTACGGAAACATCTCTTATCGAACCTGGCACGAACGATTAGTAAATTCCGGTGAATCCCTCATGTTTAAGTTCCTCCCGGAGAATCTTAAACCGGCAACAGTTGAAATTGTTCCGTATTTTTCAGATAGTTTCGGTAATGCGAGCCGGATTGATTTTGGAACCGGGCATGAAACGAATTTTGCGGCGTGGTTGTATTGTCTAGCGAGGTTAGGTGTGATTGGTGAGGAAGATTATCAGGCTGTAGTGAGTAGAGTGTTTGTGAAGTATCTTGAATTGATGAGAAAGTTGCAATTGGTGTATTGTTTGGAACCTGCAGGTTCACATGGTGTATGGGGGCTTGATGATTATCACTTTTTGCCGTTTATATTTGGGTCGTCGCAGTTGATTGATCATAAGTATATGAAGCCGAAATCTATTCATAATAAGGATATATTGGATAATTTCTCTCATGAGTATCTTTATCTTGCTTGTATTGGTTTTGTTATGAAGGTGAAGAAGGGTCATTTTGCTGAGCATTCACCTATGTTGGATGATATTAGTGGTGTGCCGAATTGGAAGAAGGTTAATAGTGGTTTGCTTAAGATGTATAAAGCTGAAGTCTTGGAGAAGGTTCCTATTAtgcagcattttctttttggttctcTCATTAAATG
- the LOC11446229 gene encoding protein SUPPRESSOR OF K(+) TRANSPORT GROWTH DEFECT 1 — protein sequence MYSNFKEQAIEFVKQAVTEDNSGNYAKAFPLYMNALEYFKTHLKYEKNPKIKEAITQKFTEYLRRAEEIRAVLDDGGPGPASNGDAAVATKPKTKGKGGGEGEGEDAEQSKLRAGLNSAIVREKPNVKWNDVAGLESAKQSLQEAVILPVKFPQFFTGKRRPWRAFLLYGPPGTGKSYLAKAVATEADSTFFSVSSSDLVSKWMGESEKLVSNLFEMARESAPSIIFVDEIDSLCGTRGEGNESEASRRIKTELLVQMQGVGHNDQKVLVLAATNTPYALDQAIRRRFDKRIYIPLPDLKARQHMFKVHLGDTPHNLTESDFEHLARKTEGFSGSDIAVCVKDVLFEPVRKTQDAMFFFKSPEGMWIPCGQKQQNAVQVTMQDLATQGLASKILPPPISRIDFDKVLARQRPTVSKSDLDVHERFTKEFGEEG from the exons ATGTATAGCAATTTCAAGGAACAAGCAATAGAATTCGTGAAACAAGCAGTAACAGAAGACAATTCTGGAAACTATGCAAAAGCCTTTCCTTTATACATGAACGCGTTAGAGTATTTCAAAACTCATCTCAAGTACGagaaaaaccctaaaattaagGAAGCAATTACGCAGAAATTCACCGAGTATCTTCGTCGTGCGGAGGAGATCCGTGCTGTGCTTGATGATGGTGGGCCGGGTCCAGCTTCTAATGGAGATGCTGCTGTTGCTACTAAGCCGAAAACGAAGGGGAAGGGTGGTGGGGAGGGTGAAGGGGAGGATGCTGAGCAGAGTAAGCTTAGGGCGGGGTTGAATTCCGCGATTGTGAGGGAGAAGCCGAATGTGAAGTGGAATGATGTTGCTGGGTTGGAGAGTGCTAAGCAGTCGTTGCAGGAAGCAGTTATCTTGCCTGTTAAGTTTCCTCAGTTTTTTACTG GTAAAAGACGACCTTGGAGAGCATTTTTGTTGTACGGACCACCTGGAACAGGTAAATCATACTTGGCCAAGGCTGTTGCTACCGAGGCTGATTCTACATTTTTCAG TGTTTCTTCATCAGACCTCGTTTCGAAATGGATGGGTGAAAGTGAAAAGCTGGTTTCAAATCTTTTTGAAATGGCTCGCGAAAGTGCACCTTCCATCATATTTGTTGATGAAATAGATTCTCTATGTGGTACGCGTGGAGAAGGCAATGAGAGTGAAGCTTCAAGACGAATTAAAACTGAACTTCTGGTGCAGATGCAG GGTGTCGGACACAATGATCAGAAAGTTCTTGTTCTTGCAGCAACAAATACACCTTATGCTCTAGACCAG GCAATAAGGCGGCGTTTTGATAAGCGTATATACATTCCACTGCCAGATTTAAAGGCTCGCCAACACATGTTCAAG GTGCATCTAGGAGATACTCCCCATAACTTGACTGAAAGTGATTTTGAACACTTGGCTCGCAAGACAGAGGGGTTTTCAGGTTCAGATATAGCTGTCTGT GTGAAGGATGTTTTATTTGAACCTGTTCGTAAAACCCAAGATGCCATGTTTTTCTTTAAGAGTCCGGAAGGTATGTGGATACCGTGTGGACAGAAGCAACAAAATGCAGTACAAGTTACAATGCAGGATCTTGCCACACAGGGACTAGCTTCAAAG ATCCTACCACCGCCTATATCAAGAATCGATTTTGACAAAGTACTTGCTAGACAAAGGCCCACAGTAAGCAAATCTGACCTTGATGTTCACGAGAGATTCACAAAGGAGTTCGGAGAGGAAGGTTAA